ACATATCAGGAGCGTTGTATTGTCCAATGCCCACAAATCTGTAGCAAGGCATCGGTCTATTAAACAATGCTGTCCAAACACAAGAATTATCCTTCAAGGCTTTGGGTTAGAAATATATTCATTTAGATGATAATAAACTCATTGAATGAGTTgggaattaaaaaataaaaaattgtatggaGACAGCCTAGAAGGATAATGAGACCAAATCCTTTTATCTAAACAATATGACACGACAAATTCAAGAACATCAACCTTGTTACCAATTTAGAGGATTCCATATCATTTAAGTCAGAAATGGAAATACTATTGGGCTcaaatggttaatgagctccctcTGGGACAAGTCATTCaagagaacccgagttcgattctggtggaaacaattcttgaccagactttacttacctcgcggccgaactctggattatcgGGGGGGGGGGGCTTCCCctgggaaccagagggttaataccaagAAACAAATGgaaatactaaaaaaagaagttGAGTCTTGAACACTAATAGAGGATAGGAGAATTGTATAATAAAGATAGACGATAAAGTTAAGCAAAAACCAAAATGAAAGAGGAAAATCCTCTAATGGTTCTCCAAAAGATAGCAAGAACCACTGCCTATCTTTAGGAAAGCAATGGTTTAGCAGTAATATAAAATGTGAGATAAATTTTGGATAAACTAAATGAAAAGCTTGGGTTCCTGTATTAGCAGTGTTGCCAATTGCGGATGGTAGAAAATAGCGGCTTGTTCGAATCCTGCAATGCTACATAGTTACGGTGCCGCAATAGCCACTATTTGAAATTACATCATACTAAATAGCATATCACGGAACAATAGTGTCTTTTGtcttgttcaaattctgctttACAATAATGTTATATCGCCACTATAGTGTTGCTATTTGACCACACTATGCTAAAGGAAATGTGGTTCCATAGAAATATGACATAGCTAGTTACCTGCCAGAGCAATGTTCTTAAAGACCATATTTTCAACATCCAAACTCAATCCTTCTTCCTTCTACTTTTGAACATATTACTATATACCCAGAGGAAAGCTAAAACAATCTTAAATACAGCATTACCCACATCATTTTGGTGCCATCATCATACTGCAAATGAGAGACTACCAGCCCTTCCGACTATCCGAGTCCATCATGGCTGCTCTAATGGACTTGCTAATTGCTATTGCTTTGGAGAACGTCCCGTCACAAAACCTGAGATAAAGGATCTCCTTTCCCCAGCAAATCTGCAATTATGAAATCAAGGTTTTGGCTCTCCGTTGAAAACTACAAAATGGCACCATACGATTAATCCTGGAAAGCAACTTCTCAATCTAATAGTAAACCACTCCTTCTAAAAGCTAATCCATCAAACCCCAACCCACTGAATCAGAGTTTCTCAAATTCTAATTAAGCACAAGACttttttgacctttttttttcctactttAACTCCTTATCTATATACATACTCCAAACCCCAAATAGCAGTAATTCCTCATCATCAAATGGTCTTTCTTGGAAAGAAGCCTTTTCCAAAGTTATAATAGTCCACAAAATAGCCATTCCCACccttaggctctgtttggcaagctggcttatagcttataagcttgtttggtTATTTGAGCTGTGTTTGGTAAACAAACTTCTCTCACTAGTTAATAgcattttttgagatgctatttcaagtagcatttgagcttgtAGCTTTTCACGTTTCTCACAATGTTCTcctcattattttaattttattacttCTATAAccttttgtaaaataaaataactacccattaattcaaataaaaCTACTCCATCATGGTGATGGCTTCAATTCACTATAAAAATTCTAATCATGATAATAAGTTCAGAATTAATTCATATCCAgttattaatttttgaaaatatcGTGAATACAAAAAAGCCAAGAACATCAAATCAAGCATGTTTGACAAGTCCAACGTTCAAATTTGAGCCAAATTATTGGATTGAAACCCCATTTCGGTTCTGCACAATCAATAATCATCATTGTTTCATTCTTAAGTCAATAAGCACTACATGTAGTTAGATCTACACCATAGAATGTTAGaagcaccaacaacaatatgTAGCTGCACTCTGAAGTCAATAAGCTGTTTTTACAATTGGTGCCAGAGAAATCAACGAACAACTTTTACATTAAGTTACACAAACTGAACCAGTACAAAGGAAAGAGGTAGGAATGCTCAGCACAGGGCGGTGCAACACGGCGTGTCGCAGAGATTTTTGGACGGCGTGGTGCTTCTCACTTCTTAGATTCAAATTTTTTGTTAGAGTTGGGAAGGAAAGAAATAAGTGAAGAAGCGAGAGGATTGGATCAAAAaccatattcatttttttttccttaaatgatttttatacatttaaaactaaatatatttaaattttaataatatgtaCTTTTATGCATTTTATAtttacaacagctaaatttaccaaacactttaatttcattcgACTAGCTTTTCAACTATAAACTATCATCTAATTTATAGCATAATTTGACCAAACATAGCCTTAGCCTACTTCATCTAAGTCTTTTGTCTCCAACAGCTTTTCTTTCTCAACAAAACCTGCTCAAAATCATTTAACCTAAAAAACCTTTTGTCACATTCACTTGTTGGAAATCCATCAATGACCTACTCAGCCAGCACCTCAACTTCTTTGAAGTATTTCTTTTTCGATGTGATGTGTGTGGTGTGATGCAGAATATGGTAATGATTATGCTCATGacttgacagaattgatttatcaAAATGGAGTTTTTGCAGGTACCGAAACAGTGAAGCAGAAAGTCAATCTGGAAACAAGAAAGTACCTGATCTTGATCTCTTGAACGTGCTTATCTGAAATCGAGTATAGCAAAGTGTAGTTTTTAAGATCAAAGACCTTGTATATACTGTTATCATTGGATAGAAGCGGGTAAGGTAGAATAACCGGTGGAAAAACACACATTAGAAGTGGAATAGAAAGAGGAAGAGTGCCGGAAGTACCTATCTTGTGCAGAGTATGTTAGGACCTTTGCATTAACGTCATCAAATTCTACAAATCCAGGCCATTTTAAAGACTCGGACTGGAAAAGAGGAAAACCAGCATCCGGCTTGGCCCTCCTTATGTACCTAGGAACATAAAGAAATCAATACGTAAGTAACATACATTTTACACAATTAAAGGAAAAATTTGAATGCACAACCACGGAAAATGCACGCACTCAATCCTTGTAGATCTGCATTTCAAAGAACTGAAATTCTCAGTAGCATAAACAGACACGGTAATAAGTGAGTCATTGTTCTTGTTGTAGAAGAGACTGCGGATGACTTCGTCAGGGCAGACATTCAGAAAGCAAATCCTTTCATTTGTTTCTGCATGGAATTCGTATATTAAAAACCGGAAACTTGCTAAACTTTTGATTACCAAAAAAACATGGAAACTCGTAACTTCTATAAAATTCACCAATGATTAAACGCGTGAGATTTCAACCATTTATGGACTGGTGAATCAAATCCAAAACAAAAGgacaataataaattataatccatataaaaaaacacaaaagtaAAGACTTTGCATATAAATTTGATTTGACAATGACAATTCAtgcataaaaaatcaaaatcgtGGCTTTTATTCAAACACAGCAAAGACAATATATGGAGAATGGGAAATGAAATTCACATACTAAATATCAAAAGTTATGGTTTATATGCAAATGACCTCAACAGCATTGACACTTTTGATCAAAGATGTGTCTGGTGTCCAACACTACATGGCACAGACACATGACActatattcaattaattaattttctcaaATCATTACTAGTGTTGTTAATGTGTTAGTGTCGTGTCCAGCGTTCGTGTCTATAGCAAATGACAATAACTCGTATACAGGTAGTGAGCAATGccaattcataaaataaaataaaaatggtttcTCTACAAATGAAAGTGACTAATATGTGGGCAACGAACAATAACGAACCCAGATTCCCTACTAGAAAAACATGCAGTCAAGTGAACTGATGAAGATCAAACGGCTCGTATTCTAACTTCACCAAATCAGCTTGGTAGTATATTGACTTCACCAAATTGACTTTCTAATACATATAGCAATACGAACCGTTTGACCTTCATCTAACAATCGAGATCCACGCTACACAACTgcagagaatccaaatccaataacGTTTTTTATCATAcctaacaaaataaaatcaaaattcatgaCTTTTATACAAATATCACATTGACTAATAGTCTAATACATGGCAATAAGTTATAGCaaatcatactaataaaaatcaaaagtCCTAGTTTTTCTACAAATATGAAGATTAATATCACAAGTAATAATCAATGGCTCTCTTAATCATGTGGTCAAGTTCACTGTCGGTGCATATCGAAAAACATATGTTTGGAGATGTCCAACCCTTAATTGGAATCTCAGTTACTCTATACCTTGGTTTACTCATtcatacaaaaatattaaaaagacaAGATTTTTATACAAATATAACAAATACTAACACTAATTCATATATGGGTAGTGAAAattcatccataaaaaaataaaataacagtGATGAATAAAAGAAACTAACCTCTACTAAAAGCAGCACAGAGACCAGAATGAGCAAGAGCAAAGACAATATTCTTAGCAGCAACGATCTCAACAACCTTAGTCCTTTTCATCAAAAAGGGCAAGAAAGGTTTAGGAGAATATTGACATTTAGGGTCATGAGTGTCAAATTGATGAATCAAACGCATGTTCTGGAATCTATGTGGGGAAGTGTCAGCAACAAAAGAACGATGAGGTTTAGGAAAAAGCTCGCGGTTTTGAAGCTTGTTGATGATGTTCTTGTTGTTGATCTTGATTTTTGTCTTGTCACCATTGTTGGAACTTCCTCCTTTGGTTGCTACTATGCGCCGACAAGACCAAACTCCACGCCTCCTTTCATCCattctcatctcatctcatcaCTTCCACCAAATTTTTCATGtctttcttctctctttcttgcaaattgcaatttttattttattttttttatattttatatatttcaactcttcataaaaatatatcttaccaaaacaaaaaaacttttcataaaaatatatatatagaatatctTTTCATtgagtcaaaaataaaatagaatattctttcctttttaattttttggtacCATCTTTCCCTTTCTCTCTCATGATAATATGAAGTTCGGGATGGTTTGAGAGGTagtaaaattttgtaaaaatattaaagttaaataaaaattttgtaaaaatattaaagttaaataaattttggctTTGGTCCGTAAatacattttaggttttacaatggtcacttaaaaaaaaaagttcggattggtcccttaatcTACATCTGTTTCTCACattagtcatttccgtcaactttttttacaaaaaacgttagttttagttgactaaattgtggatgtcattaagtgtaagtggtccacgaaaaaccttattaatttttaaaagtttaaccattgaatttttttgttatatttagaGTTAAAGTTTAACGGAAAGGATCAATatggcaaacatatatgtctttaagagaccaacccggacttttttttttctttaaggaaccattgtgaaacctaaaatgtctttaaggatTAATAGACTAATTAAACCATAAATTTTGGGtctttaaaaatataaagaattttAATCATAGCcgtatttataatattattatgaatgaaatgagataAGCAAAGAGAGGATAGAGAGTGACTCTCATGAATGAACATCGTTTTCTCGctactagaacatcgacccatgcggtgcacgcgtctgattagctgtaagatatataatgattaaataagataagataattacaataatgtaaggtatatgaaaaaagttgagtaacattaaacgatagttcaacaataattttggataaatattcatacaaagaaaattatgttatattacggaagacttcttTATacaccacattcgaagtcttagtcgtatcttcactgtcgtcgtcgatgatcaatatttttaatcattttctagaagtaactcttgaaattccAAGATACAACTGACTATGTGAAAACACTgacgacggaagatatatcccaacatgctttaaagattgtctgtgactcttattaatagttctcaaaagaaatcattatagaaaattgtctccgttgaaatttaaaaggaattctcacgtcagatggtctgagagaaaatctaggtatgaaaacctgatcaccaatattacatcctgaaataatttttccttcaacaGCACggtttcccaatctcgtaataataagtcttgttccattgcataatcctaattttttattcaaattccttaatagcataactggaactccaactttaagtctcaacttgtgatttggcagtcccgacgtagaagtcgtgttcaaaaattcaggagtatgaacatcattcactttttgaccgtctacattttgtgtgagcggagtatcataactcaaatatgttttttcttcaccaggaattaaatccaacatataatcgtTTATTgcgtcgactattgaatttttaggagctagtatagctctatttttgaaatacgttatatcgttcatgttttgtaaaagttgaggatatgtgctttcaacgatagcagcaagaggatcacctgaatttggaatcaataaatctgatggaatgtcaaattctaaatcatcgtcgttgtcatcttcaatCTCTCCATccccaacacccaaaacccatttaGAAAACAATCCTCTTTGATCCGGAAAGGTTAGGATATAtacattgttagcaaaagaaacaaatgtgaatcagtgatttttttcgtaattaataatatagtcacgttgatatatacctggggtcaactactatttgcataaatatcaccttgatatatatttgcagtaatacgatcaaccatactcctcaacataaacaaacttttaagttcataaagacataaaaaaaagtaattttttcttaacttgtttagttaaaaaaaagaagaaacttttgagtccaatgatttttttcttttaaagcaTACCAGCCATgcgttaaataaatattattgttaattttttcgaCTAATACTTCAAATTGATTCGCGAACGGATCTACCAAAGTTGCGAAACGATAAATTTCGTGTCAAAAATCAGCATAAAACATCTTCGGAATCATCGTTGCACCCAATAAAATCAATGAACAATAGAAATGTtaggaaaaaagaaatttgagttttttccatttaa
This genomic interval from Trifolium pratense cultivar HEN17-A07 linkage group LG6, ARS_RC_1.1, whole genome shotgun sequence contains the following:
- the LOC123892819 gene encoding uncharacterized protein LOC123892819 gives rise to the protein MRMDERRRGVWSCRRIVATKGGSSNNGDKTKIKINNKNIINKLQNRELFPKPHRSFVADTSPHRFQNMRLIHQFDTHDPKCQYSPKPFLPFLMKRTKVVEIVAAKNIVFALAHSGLCAAFSRETNERICFLNVCPDEVIRSLFYNKNNDSLITVSVYATENFSSLKCRSTRIEYIRRAKPDAGFPLFQSESLKWPGFVEFDDVNAKVLTYSAQDSIYKVFDLKNYTLLYSISDKHVQEIKISPGIMLLIFNRATGHIPLKIISIEDGTVLKAFNHLLHRNKKVDFIEQFNEKLLVKQENENLQILDVRSFELMEVSRTEFMTPSAFIFLYENQLFLTFRNRTVSVWNFRGELVTSFEDHLLWHPDCNTNNIYITSDQDLIISYCKADAEDQWMEANAGSINVSNILTGKCVAKINAANCIAKVDDCSNTCSCKKIDSAQIKSSVAEALEDITALFYDEDRNEIYTGNRHGLVHVWSN